The following are from one region of the Rhipicephalus microplus isolate Deutch F79 chromosome 1, USDA_Rmic, whole genome shotgun sequence genome:
- the LOC119178442 gene encoding lateral signaling target protein 2 homolog, with protein sequence MMNSLRIWFYRPKKEDNSALAQLYWADQKLNLVATELDSFDGRKDPERCSALINQLRVCQDRVLGICHDIMDEAIPNARANRDFRAKFPDDVLQENMSGLLWFGAECLAAGSNIMNREQESSQMRPLARALTRSLDNVRCLLREQCLRNLHEYPEKLKESLKTFDRLFAEFELSYVSAMVPVKSAKEYHLQQEVVVLFSETLQRAIEVRLVPQEMVETYDPALMFTIPRLAIVARLVLFPDGPLNVDKDSSSLSELFRSFYSFLCKIRELLWTLSREELWLLEKTLCQLEELKACVTSKQWSFGTDEYIGLDSSVCVKHFYSNYNGCKQFIKDFYNVITLPTSSLPGLTPRTPGFEP encoded by the coding sequence ATGATGAACTCCCTGCGAATATGGTTCTACAGACCGAAGAAGGAGGATAATTCAGCCCTTGCACAGTTATACTGGGCCGATCAAAAGCTCAATCTTGTGGCTACCGAGTTGGACAGCTTTGACGGCCGAAAGGACCCAGAGCGATGTTCTGCATTGATCAACCAGCTTCGTGTCTGTCAGGATAGGGTGCTAGGGATTTGCCATGACATCATGGATGAAGCCATCCCCAATGCTCGAGCGAATCGAGACTTCCGTGCAAAGTTTCCCGATGATGTGCTGCAGGAAAACATGTCTGGCCTGCTTTGGTTTGGTGCTGAGTGTCTTGCTGCGGGCTCAAATATTATGAACAGAGAGCAGGAGAGCTCTCAGATGAGGCCATTGGCGAGGGCTCTTACAAGGTCTTTGGACAATGTTCGCTGCCTTTTACGGGAACAGTGCCTTCGAAACCTGCATGAATACCCAGAAAAGCTGAAAGAATCATTGAAGACATTCGACAGGCTCTTTGCTGAGTTTGAATTGAGTTATGTGAGTGCTATGGTACCTGTGAAATCTGCCAAGGAATACCACTTGCAGCAAGAAGTTGTGGTATTGTTTTCAGAAACATTGCAAAGAGCGATTGAGGTGAGGTTAGTTCCCCAGGAGATGGTGGAGACATATGATCCAGCACTTATGTTCACCATTCCAAGGCTGGCTATTGTTGCTAGGCTGGTGCTTTTTCCTGATGGCCCTTTGAATGTTGACAAGGACTCTTCAAGCCTTTCAGAATTGTTTCGGTCATTCTACAGTTTTCTATGCAAAATCCGGGAATTGCTGTGGACTTTGTCACGAGAAGAGCTGTGGCTTCTAGAAAAAACCTTATGCCAACTTGAAGAGCTTAAAGCGTGTGTCACATCAAAACAGTGGTCATTTGGTACAGATGAATATATAGGACTGGACTCTAGTGTGTGCGTCAAACATTTCTACAGCAATTACAATGGCTGTAAGCAGTTCATCAAAGACTTTTACAACGTGATTACTTtgccgacatcaagtctgcctggGCTGACACCCAGGacacccgggttcgagccctaa